Proteins co-encoded in one Phycodurus eques isolate BA_2022a chromosome 21, UOR_Pequ_1.1, whole genome shotgun sequence genomic window:
- the rmdn1 gene encoding regulator of microtubule dynamics protein 1 isoform X3, with protein sequence MWICQCSSHLRKHLAMTCLHHMQSGRATFLLGLPTLSCLTYGAYRMLQNTPVVFALEKDEVLEQADYLYSCAETQKLYQLLVQYKDSDNAEFLWRLARVSRDVSVLPDTEEGRKKQLVYEAFEYAKSSLEKDEKCFAAHKWYAICLSDVGEYEGVKVKIGNSFVIRKHLERAIELNPKDGTSLHILGYWCFTFSELPWYQRKVAAVIFASPPTSTYEEALQFFLRAERVDPNFYSKNLLMLGKTYMAMKDEPKALLWLNKAKDYPPRTLEDKEVHKEAVDLLKKFS encoded by the exons ATGTGGATATGTCAGTGCTCTTctcacttgagaaaacaccttgcg ATGACTTGCCTTCATCACATGCAGAGTGGAAGGGCCACATTCTTACTGGGACTCCCGACACTATCGTGTCTGACGTATGGAGCTTATCGCATGCTGCAGAACACGCCGGTGGTCTTCGCTTTAGAAAAAG ACGAGGTTCTTGAGCAGGCCGACTACCTTTACAGCTGTGCAGAGACACAGAAACTCTACCAGCTCCTAGTGCAGTACAAAGACAG tGATAATGCCGAGTTCTTGTGGCGGCTGGCCAGAGTGTCCCGTGATGTGTCCGTACTGCCCGACACCGAGGAGGGACGGAAGAAGCAGCTCGTGTATGAGGCCTTCGAATATGCAAAGTCGTCCTTGGAGAAAGATGAAAAGTGTTTCGCGGCACACAAA TGGTACGCAATATGTCTCAGTGATGTGGGGGAGTACGAGGGAGTCAAGGTGAAAattggaaattcttttgtaatCCGGAAACATCTGGAG AGAGCCATTGAGCTCAATCCTAAAGATGGAACATCTTTACACATTTTGGGTTACTG GTGCTTTACTTTTTCTGAGCTGCCGTGGTATCAACGCAAGGTGGCGGCGGTTATCTTTGCGTCACCTCCCACGTCCACATATGAGGAG gctTTGCAATTCTTCCTGCGAGCTGAACGAG TTGATCCAAACTTCTACAGTAAAAACCTCCTCATGCTGGGGAAGACCTACATGGCCATGAAGGACGAGCCGAAAGCACTGCTGTGGCTAAACAAAGCTAAAGATTACCCCCCGCGCACACTCGAAGACAAAGAG GTCCATAAAGAAGCCGTTGACCTGTTGAAGAAGTTCAGCTGA
- the rmdn1 gene encoding regulator of microtubule dynamics protein 1 isoform X4, producing the protein MWICQCSSHLRKHLASGRATFLLGLPTLSCLTYGAYRMLQNTPVVFALEKDEVLEQADYLYSCAETQKLYQLLVQYKDSDNAEFLWRLARVSRDVSVLPDTEEGRKKQLVYEAFEYAKSSLEKDEKCFAAHKWYAICLSDVGEYEGVKVKIGNSFVIRKHLERAIELNPKDGTSLHILGYWCFTFSELPWYQRKVAAVIFASPPTSTYEEALQFFLRAERVDPNFYSKNLLMLGKTYMAMKDEPKALLWLNKAKDYPPRTLEDKEVHKEAVDLLKKFS; encoded by the exons ATGTGGATATGTCAGTGCTCTTctcacttgagaaaacaccttgcg AGTGGAAGGGCCACATTCTTACTGGGACTCCCGACACTATCGTGTCTGACGTATGGAGCTTATCGCATGCTGCAGAACACGCCGGTGGTCTTCGCTTTAGAAAAAG ACGAGGTTCTTGAGCAGGCCGACTACCTTTACAGCTGTGCAGAGACACAGAAACTCTACCAGCTCCTAGTGCAGTACAAAGACAG tGATAATGCCGAGTTCTTGTGGCGGCTGGCCAGAGTGTCCCGTGATGTGTCCGTACTGCCCGACACCGAGGAGGGACGGAAGAAGCAGCTCGTGTATGAGGCCTTCGAATATGCAAAGTCGTCCTTGGAGAAAGATGAAAAGTGTTTCGCGGCACACAAA TGGTACGCAATATGTCTCAGTGATGTGGGGGAGTACGAGGGAGTCAAGGTGAAAattggaaattcttttgtaatCCGGAAACATCTGGAG AGAGCCATTGAGCTCAATCCTAAAGATGGAACATCTTTACACATTTTGGGTTACTG GTGCTTTACTTTTTCTGAGCTGCCGTGGTATCAACGCAAGGTGGCGGCGGTTATCTTTGCGTCACCTCCCACGTCCACATATGAGGAG gctTTGCAATTCTTCCTGCGAGCTGAACGAG TTGATCCAAACTTCTACAGTAAAAACCTCCTCATGCTGGGGAAGACCTACATGGCCATGAAGGACGAGCCGAAAGCACTGCTGTGGCTAAACAAAGCTAAAGATTACCCCCCGCGCACACTCGAAGACAAAGAG GTCCATAAAGAAGCCGTTGACCTGTTGAAGAAGTTCAGCTGA
- the rmdn1 gene encoding regulator of microtubule dynamics protein 1 isoform X2 translates to MGGLFWTRYINRTSTFATLTKGIRIRTANQVYWSTSTRRVASVLTSGRATFLLGLPTLSCLTYGAYRMLQNTPVVFALEKDEVLEQADYLYSCAETQKLYQLLVQYKDSDNAEFLWRLARVSRDVSVLPDTEEGRKKQLVYEAFEYAKSSLEKDEKCFAAHKWYAICLSDVGEYEGVKVKIGNSFVIRKHLERAIELNPKDGTSLHILGYWCFTFSELPWYQRKVAAVIFASPPTSTYEEALQFFLRAERVDPNFYSKNLLMLGKTYMAMKDEPKALLWLNKAKDYPPRTLEDKEVHKEAVDLLKKFS, encoded by the exons ATGGGTGGCCTCTTTTGGACGCGCTATATCAACAGGACCTCCACGTTTGCAACTTTGACTaaaggcatccgaatcagaacGGCTAATCAGGTTTATTGGTCCACCTCAACAAGAAGGGTCGCCAGTGTTCTCACA AGTGGAAGGGCCACATTCTTACTGGGACTCCCGACACTATCGTGTCTGACGTATGGAGCTTATCGCATGCTGCAGAACACGCCGGTGGTCTTCGCTTTAGAAAAAG ACGAGGTTCTTGAGCAGGCCGACTACCTTTACAGCTGTGCAGAGACACAGAAACTCTACCAGCTCCTAGTGCAGTACAAAGACAG tGATAATGCCGAGTTCTTGTGGCGGCTGGCCAGAGTGTCCCGTGATGTGTCCGTACTGCCCGACACCGAGGAGGGACGGAAGAAGCAGCTCGTGTATGAGGCCTTCGAATATGCAAAGTCGTCCTTGGAGAAAGATGAAAAGTGTTTCGCGGCACACAAA TGGTACGCAATATGTCTCAGTGATGTGGGGGAGTACGAGGGAGTCAAGGTGAAAattggaaattcttttgtaatCCGGAAACATCTGGAG AGAGCCATTGAGCTCAATCCTAAAGATGGAACATCTTTACACATTTTGGGTTACTG GTGCTTTACTTTTTCTGAGCTGCCGTGGTATCAACGCAAGGTGGCGGCGGTTATCTTTGCGTCACCTCCCACGTCCACATATGAGGAG gctTTGCAATTCTTCCTGCGAGCTGAACGAG TTGATCCAAACTTCTACAGTAAAAACCTCCTCATGCTGGGGAAGACCTACATGGCCATGAAGGACGAGCCGAAAGCACTGCTGTGGCTAAACAAAGCTAAAGATTACCCCCCGCGCACACTCGAAGACAAAGAG GTCCATAAAGAAGCCGTTGACCTGTTGAAGAAGTTCAGCTGA
- the rmdn1 gene encoding regulator of microtubule dynamics protein 1 isoform X1 — protein sequence MGGLFWTRYINRTSTFATLTKGIRIRTANQVYWSTSTRRVASVLTMTCLHHMQSGRATFLLGLPTLSCLTYGAYRMLQNTPVVFALEKDEVLEQADYLYSCAETQKLYQLLVQYKDSDNAEFLWRLARVSRDVSVLPDTEEGRKKQLVYEAFEYAKSSLEKDEKCFAAHKWYAICLSDVGEYEGVKVKIGNSFVIRKHLERAIELNPKDGTSLHILGYWCFTFSELPWYQRKVAAVIFASPPTSTYEEALQFFLRAERVDPNFYSKNLLMLGKTYMAMKDEPKALLWLNKAKDYPPRTLEDKEVHKEAVDLLKKFS from the exons ATGGGTGGCCTCTTTTGGACGCGCTATATCAACAGGACCTCCACGTTTGCAACTTTGACTaaaggcatccgaatcagaacGGCTAATCAGGTTTATTGGTCCACCTCAACAAGAAGGGTCGCCAGTGTTCTCACA ATGACTTGCCTTCATCACATGCAGAGTGGAAGGGCCACATTCTTACTGGGACTCCCGACACTATCGTGTCTGACGTATGGAGCTTATCGCATGCTGCAGAACACGCCGGTGGTCTTCGCTTTAGAAAAAG ACGAGGTTCTTGAGCAGGCCGACTACCTTTACAGCTGTGCAGAGACACAGAAACTCTACCAGCTCCTAGTGCAGTACAAAGACAG tGATAATGCCGAGTTCTTGTGGCGGCTGGCCAGAGTGTCCCGTGATGTGTCCGTACTGCCCGACACCGAGGAGGGACGGAAGAAGCAGCTCGTGTATGAGGCCTTCGAATATGCAAAGTCGTCCTTGGAGAAAGATGAAAAGTGTTTCGCGGCACACAAA TGGTACGCAATATGTCTCAGTGATGTGGGGGAGTACGAGGGAGTCAAGGTGAAAattggaaattcttttgtaatCCGGAAACATCTGGAG AGAGCCATTGAGCTCAATCCTAAAGATGGAACATCTTTACACATTTTGGGTTACTG GTGCTTTACTTTTTCTGAGCTGCCGTGGTATCAACGCAAGGTGGCGGCGGTTATCTTTGCGTCACCTCCCACGTCCACATATGAGGAG gctTTGCAATTCTTCCTGCGAGCTGAACGAG TTGATCCAAACTTCTACAGTAAAAACCTCCTCATGCTGGGGAAGACCTACATGGCCATGAAGGACGAGCCGAAAGCACTGCTGTGGCTAAACAAAGCTAAAGATTACCCCCCGCGCACACTCGAAGACAAAGAG GTCCATAAAGAAGCCGTTGACCTGTTGAAGAAGTTCAGCTGA